Proteins found in one Patescibacteria group bacterium genomic segment:
- a CDS encoding NAD(P)/FAD-dependent oxidoreductase, producing the protein MKIGIVGGGFHGLVLGHLLSKEHEVSIFEKDVTLGGLLQTADFKDFRLEKYYHHIFLRDSHIVELFRELGIENELGWHQSTTSVFAKGKFFPFFKPMELLRFPHLGIFSKLRLGLATLFLQNLKKGEKLNHLNAKAWIKKVMGSEAWEVLWRPLFEGKFSRYSEEISLSWFWSRISYKRGSKTGKDEVLGYPKESFQIIIDKLIGSIVKKNGKIFSGKETVEIVIDGGRAAGIKTKEGNIDFDLIISTVAPPLFLKLIPGAPDAFKDELKKIRYLGAITAILVLKEKLAPAYWNNILDVEIPFKAVIEQTNLDGSARYGAKHLAYTSHYTPVDSEYFKADNAQLIKMYMPHLKKINGRAEENLLEYRIYRDCFCQPIISVDYPQAIIDFKTPITNLYQFSMAQIFPEDRGLNIAVREAKKIVLEIAEKFDKP; encoded by the coding sequence ATGAAAATCGGTATTGTCGGAGGAGGGTTTCATGGATTAGTGCTCGGCCACCTTCTTTCTAAAGAGCACGAAGTTTCCATTTTTGAAAAAGACGTGACTCTCGGCGGACTTCTTCAAACCGCCGATTTTAAAGACTTTAGGCTGGAAAAATATTACCACCACATTTTTTTGAGGGACAGCCATATTGTAGAATTATTCCGCGAATTGGGAATTGAAAACGAACTTGGCTGGCACCAGTCTACTACTTCGGTTTTTGCCAAAGGAAAATTTTTCCCCTTCTTCAAGCCCATGGAGCTTTTAAGATTTCCTCACTTGGGGATTTTTTCAAAGCTAAGGCTGGGGCTCGCGACGCTATTTTTGCAGAATTTGAAAAAAGGGGAAAAATTAAACCATCTTAATGCCAAGGCCTGGATAAAAAAAGTTATGGGAAGCGAAGCTTGGGAGGTCTTGTGGCGGCCGCTTTTCGAAGGGAAATTCAGCCGCTATTCAGAGGAAATTTCTTTAAGCTGGTTTTGGTCAAGGATCTCCTATAAAAGAGGATCTAAAACCGGAAAGGACGAGGTGCTGGGCTACCCCAAGGAAAGTTTTCAAATTATTATCGACAAGCTGATTGGATCGATTGTTAAAAAGAATGGAAAAATTTTCTCCGGTAAGGAGACAGTAGAAATTGTAATTGATGGCGGCCGCGCCGCGGGAATAAAAACCAAGGAAGGAAATATTGATTTTGACTTAATTATCAGTACTGTCGCTCCGCCCCTTTTTCTAAAGCTTATACCCGGCGCCCCAGATGCTTTTAAAGACGAATTGAAGAAAATCAGATATCTGGGCGCCATCACCGCGATTTTAGTTTTAAAAGAAAAGCTCGCCCCCGCTTACTGGAATAATATTTTAGACGTCGAGATCCCTTTTAAAGCTGTTATTGAACAGACTAATTTAGACGGGAGCGCCCGTTATGGGGCAAAGCATCTGGCCTACACTTCGCATTATACTCCGGTTGACTCGGAATATTTTAAAGCAGATAATGCGCAACTGATTAAAATGTATATGCCGCATTTGAAAAAAATAAACGGCCGCGCAGAGGAAAATCTGCTGGAATACAGGATTTACCGGGATTGCTTTTGCCAGCCGATAATATCCGTTGACTATCCTCAAGCAATAATAGATTTCAAGACGCCGATTACTAATTTATATCAGTTCAGTATGGCGCAAATTTTTCCCGAAGACCGGGGCTTGAATATAGCCGTCCGGGAGGCAAAAAAAATAGTCCTGGAAATAGCCGAGAAATTCGATAAACCTTAA
- a CDS encoding glycosyltransferase family 4 protein — protein sequence MKLAYIFNVRLPTEKAHGIQVMKMCEAFSLNGAKVKLIIPARFNKISGSPFDFYSVKKTFSIVRLACLDILVFINGRFGYLVETLTFLISARIYLWLYQLKNGKPEILYSREELIGLFFKNYFLEIHTLPARAGFIHKLSWRRAKKLIVLTKMLKEELVKIGIPEGKILVAPDGVDLDIFGIEISKKDAREKIGLPIDKKLALYCGSFYLYGWKGVDVLLSAIKYFSPDITAVLIGGRKEDIEEIKKNYPQENLILFEHQPHGQIPYFLKAADVLILPNKKGDPISEKYTSPLKLFEYMAAKRPIVASDLPSIREVLDEKNSFLVEAGDPKSLAEGIKEVVGDQNFGEKKSSQAYDRVKGYTWKKRAEKILEPLL from the coding sequence ATGAAGCTTGCCTATATATTTAACGTCCGCCTGCCAACCGAAAAAGCCCATGGCATCCAGGTAATGAAAATGTGCGAGGCCTTTTCCTTAAATGGCGCGAAGGTAAAACTCATCATCCCGGCCCGGTTTAATAAAATTAGCGGCAGCCCTTTTGATTTTTATTCCGTAAAGAAAACTTTCTCCATAGTCCGGCTGGCCTGTCTGGATATTTTAGTATTTATTAACGGGCGATTCGGATACCTTGTTGAAACTCTTACCTTTCTTATTTCCGCAAGAATCTATTTGTGGCTCTATCAATTAAAAAACGGAAAACCGGAAATCCTTTACTCCCGGGAAGAGCTGATCGGCCTTTTTTTTAAAAATTACTTTTTGGAAATCCACACGCTTCCGGCCAGGGCGGGCTTTATCCATAAGCTAAGCTGGCGCCGGGCGAAAAAGCTTATAGTCCTTACCAAAATGCTAAAGGAAGAGCTGGTTAAAATCGGGATTCCTGAAGGAAAAATTTTAGTGGCGCCTGACGGGGTTGATTTGGATATTTTTGGCATCGAAATTTCCAAGAAAGATGCCCGGGAGAAAATCGGCCTCCCGATTGATAAGAAACTTGCCCTTTATTGCGGAAGTTTTTATTTATACGGCTGGAAGGGAGTGGATGTCTTATTGTCAGCCATTAAATATTTTTCCCCCGATATTACGGCAGTGCTGATCGGCGGGCGGAAAGAAGACATAGAGGAAATCAAGAAAAACTATCCTCAAGAGAATTTAATCCTTTTCGAACACCAGCCTCACGGCCAAATTCCATACTTCTTAAAGGCGGCCGATGTTTTAATCCTGCCGAACAAAAAAGGCGACCCAATATCGGAAAAATATACTTCGCCCTTAAAACTTTTTGAATATATGGCCGCGAAAAGGCCAATTGTCGCTTCGGACTTGCCGTCGATAAGGGAAGTGCTGGACGAAAAAAATAGCTTTTTAGTCGAGGCGGGTGATCCAAAAAGTTTGGCCGAAGGGATAAAAGAAGTTGTCGGAGATCAAAATTTTGGTGAAAAAAAATCCAGCCAGGCCTATGACAGGGTTAAGGGGTATACTTGGAAAAAACGGGCGGAGAAAATCTTAGAGCCGCTCTTATAA
- a CDS encoding phospholipid carrier-dependent glycosyltransferase, whose translation MKDFLAKYKPELIIFFIAVIVRVIFFYIALKEVNFQPADLRADGYYEIADNLLKFGVFSRDVSGQLLPDSIRTPGLPALIYSSYRLFNTALPFFFLQIIASGLIPVLARRLALKSKLRPALASLIASFLIFEPLGLSLTAKMLSEIFFTFFFLLSLLWLLNFLQIFFSGTNEKGREYWFLAASAVSAGVAALIRPSIYLLPVFLIAAWLGAGALKKKLYLKPALLFFFFFYIIVLPWYVRNYRVFGNFSFTSVQDQVLFTALSPSLVSLRDNVGYPEGQRRFFLQNGFDYFPEVYLDTAGWFRERSVPFILGHPKELVKMSVISVITFFTHDGVLEFQGNMGWASSLRGMPHFLDLLFSPWSQKINLMIGILKSPALAIVFMRAVWSVIFLSLVFSSIYLIKKKRLNPELGLFLFICIYFSLTTISNGLAVNSRFRFPINSLILIIALKGVSSWNRERGRKIIKEKI comes from the coding sequence ATGAAAGATTTTTTGGCGAAATATAAGCCGGAACTAATAATTTTTTTTATAGCCGTAATAGTGCGGGTTATATTTTTTTATATTGCCTTAAAAGAGGTTAATTTTCAGCCGGCTGATTTACGCGCCGACGGCTATTACGAAATCGCCGACAACCTTTTAAAATTCGGTGTTTTTTCCCGGGATGTAAGCGGGCAACTGCTGCCTGACTCAATCCGTACGCCCGGACTGCCGGCCTTGATTTACTCTTCCTATCGTTTATTCAACACAGCCCTGCCTTTTTTCTTTTTGCAGATTATCGCCTCCGGCCTAATTCCGGTTTTAGCGAGGAGACTGGCCCTAAAGTCAAAACTGCGGCCGGCGCTTGCGTCCCTCATCGCCTCTTTTTTAATTTTTGAACCGCTGGGATTAAGCCTAACCGCAAAAATGCTTTCGGAAATATTTTTTACCTTCTTTTTCCTCTTATCCCTTTTATGGCTCCTGAATTTTTTACAAATTTTCTTCTCTGGAACCAATGAAAAAGGCCGGGAGTACTGGTTTTTGGCCGCTTCAGCGGTTTCAGCCGGTGTAGCCGCCTTAATCCGCCCCTCTATCTACTTACTGCCAGTTTTTCTCATAGCCGCTTGGCTAGGCGCCGGGGCGTTGAAAAAAAAGCTTTACCTTAAACCGGCCTTGCTGTTTTTTTTCTTTTTTTATATTATTGTCCTGCCATGGTATGTTAGAAATTACCGGGTATTTGGCAATTTTTCTTTCACTTCGGTCCAGGATCAGGTTCTATTCACCGCCTTGTCGCCCTCGTTAGTTTCCTTGCGAGATAACGTCGGCTACCCGGAAGGACAAAGAAGGTTCTTTCTTCAAAATGGCTTTGACTATTTCCCCGAAGTTTATCTTGATACTGCAGGCTGGTTCCGCGAACGTTCGGTTCCTTTTATCTTAGGTCATCCGAAAGAGCTCGTAAAAATGTCGGTAATCAGCGTAATAACATTTTTCACTCATGACGGGGTTTTGGAATTTCAAGGCAATATGGGCTGGGCTTCTTCTTTGCGAGGCATGCCGCACTTTCTAGATTTATTATTTTCTCCCTGGAGCCAAAAAATTAATCTGATGATCGGTATTCTTAAATCACCGGCCTTGGCCATTGTATTTATGCGCGCAGTCTGGTCGGTTATTTTTTTAAGCCTGGTTTTTAGTTCAATATATTTAATCAAAAAAAAGCGGCTTAATCCGGAATTGGGGCTATTCCTTTTTATATGCATTTATTTTTCCCTGACAACCATCTCAAACGGCCTGGCCGTAAACAGCCGCTTTCGGTTTCCGATTAACAGCTTAATATTAATTATCGCTCTTAAGGGAGTCAGTAGCTGGAACAGAGAAAGAGGGCGAAAGATCATAAAAGAAAAAATATGA
- a CDS encoding methyltransferase domain-containing protein — MKNTWNQFFEEKLKKIFDEKSNIIDIGGGLRVKKGSGNRYDPKNAWILPRMEKVRYQILDPVPDYNPDIIGDIHRLPFLDESQEAILCLAVLEHVEDPKKACREIWRSLKKGGYALVYTPFLYYYHAEPGYYKDYWRFSEDALNFLFKDFSSREMCPVRGAISTWMHLSPLGRVPLIAGLANLLDKISGKSKSRQVSGHYIFLVK; from the coding sequence ATGAAAAATACCTGGAACCAATTTTTTGAGGAGAAGTTAAAGAAAATTTTTGATGAAAAATCGAACATTATCGATATTGGCGGAGGATTGAGAGTAAAAAAGGGGAGCGGTAACCGGTATGACCCGAAGAACGCCTGGATTCTGCCCCGGATGGAAAAGGTCCGGTATCAAATCCTTGATCCGGTGCCGGACTATAATCCGGATATTATCGGCGATATCCATCGCCTGCCTTTTTTAGACGAAAGCCAGGAAGCGATTTTATGCCTTGCCGTTTTGGAACATGTTGAAGATCCGAAAAAAGCCTGCCGGGAAATTTGGCGGTCGCTAAAAAAAGGCGGTTACGCGCTGGTTTACACGCCTTTTTTATATTATTACCATGCCGAGCCCGGATATTATAAGGACTATTGGCGGTTTTCCGAAGATGCCCTTAATTTTTTATTTAAAGATTTTTCCAGCCGGGAAATGTGCCCGGTCCGCGGGGCAATATCGACCTGGATGCACCTTTCGCCTTTGGGGCGGGTGCCGTTAATTGCGGGCTTGGCTAATCTACTGGACAAGATTAGCGGAAAGTCGAAGAGTCGCCAGGTTAGCGGCCATTATATTTTTTTAGTAAAATAA
- a CDS encoding glycosyltransferase, with protein sequence MKLSIIIPIYNEEENINELFREIRNAVAPLGLAFEVLAINDGSSDKSLEVARNASRGENNFKIIDFKKNYGQTAALSAGFDAAQGGIIIALDGDGQNDPADIPRLIEKMEEGYDVVSGWRKDRKDALILRKIPSWIANYLISLITEVYLHDYGCTLKAYKKEVVKELHLYGEMHRFIPAYAYWDGARVAEIIVNHRPRKFGKTKYGIGRTLRVVLDLLTVKFLTRYTTRPMHFFGWVSFVLMSFALASFVLAIYLRLAGIATLIQTPLPLMGAFFSMASLQFVLMGLIAEMIMRNSFEGQKKTVYQIKEKINFN encoded by the coding sequence ATGAAACTTTCTATCATTATTCCGATTTATAACGAGGAGGAAAATATTAATGAGCTTTTTCGGGAAATAAGAAATGCCGTAGCCCCGCTTGGGTTGGCTTTCGAAGTGCTGGCCATTAACGATGGGTCAAGCGATAAAAGTCTGGAAGTTGCTCGGAACGCGTCCCGGGGTGAAAATAATTTTAAGATTATTGATTTCAAAAAAAACTACGGCCAAACCGCCGCTTTAAGCGCCGGTTTTGACGCGGCCCAGGGCGGAATAATTATTGCTTTAGACGGCGACGGCCAAAACGATCCGGCCGACATTCCCCGGCTGATTGAGAAGATGGAAGAAGGCTATGATGTAGTTTCCGGATGGAGAAAAGACAGAAAAGACGCGCTGATTTTAAGAAAAATTCCTTCCTGGATAGCAAACTATCTAATCTCTTTGATAACCGAGGTTTATCTCCATGATTATGGCTGTACTCTAAAAGCCTATAAAAAAGAGGTAGTAAAAGAATTGCATTTATACGGAGAAATGCATCGCTTTATCCCGGCTTACGCATATTGGGACGGGGCTAGGGTGGCGGAAATCATAGTAAATCACCGGCCAAGAAAATTCGGGAAAACCAAATACGGAATCGGCAGGACTCTGCGCGTTGTTTTAGATCTTCTAACCGTTAAATTTCTTACTCGGTACACTACCCGTCCGATGCATTTTTTCGGCTGGGTCAGCTTTGTACTTATGAGCTTCGCGCTGGCCTCTTTTGTCCTGGCCATTTATCTTCGGCTGGCCGGCATCGCCACTTTAATCCAAACCCCCTTGCCGTTAATGGGCGCTTTCTTTTCCATGGCCAGCCTGCAGTTTGTTTTAATGGGACTGATTGCCGAAATGATAATGCGGAACAGTTTTGAGGGTCAGAAAAAGACCGTCTACCAGATAAAAGAGAAAATTAATTTTAACTAA